From a single Podarcis raffonei isolate rPodRaf1 chromosome 10, rPodRaf1.pri, whole genome shotgun sequence genomic region:
- the CNOT4 gene encoding CCR4-NOT transcription complex subunit 4 isoform X3, with translation MSRSPDAKEDPVECPLCMEPLEIDDINFFPCTCGYQICRFCWHRIRTDENGLCPACRKPYPEDPAVYKPLSQEELQRIKNEKKQKQNERKQKISENRKHLASVRVVQKNLVFVVGLSQRLADPEVLKRPEYFGKFGKIHKVVINNSTSYAGSQGPSASAYVTYIRSEDALRAIQCVNNVVVDGRTLKASLGTTKYCSYFLKNMQCPKPDCMYLHELGDEAASFTKEEMQAGKHQEYEQKLLQELYKLNPNFLQLSSNAVDKNKNKVTSLQRYDVTIDKPSDSLSIGNCDNSQQISNSDTPSPPPGLSKSNSVIPISSSNHSARSPFEGAITESQSLFSDNFRHPNPIPSGLPPFPSSPQTSNDWPMAPEPQSLFTSETIPVSSSTDWQAAFGFGSSKQQEDDLGFDPFDITRKALADLIEKELSVQDQPSLSPTSLQNPSPHTTTAKGSGSGFLHPAAPANANSLNSTFSVLPQRFPQFQQHRAVYNSFSFPGQAARYPWMAFPRNNIMHLNHTANPPSNSNFLDLNLPPQHSTGLGGIPIADNNSSVESLNMKEWQDGLRALLPNININFGGLPNATSPSNANHSVPTSNTATTDSLNWDSPGSWMDPAIITGIPASAGNSLDTLQDDNPPHWLKSLQALTEMDGPSAAPTQTPHSNPFSTQIPLHRASWNPYSPPSNPASFHSPPPGFQTAFRPPSKTPTDLLQSSALDRH, from the exons ATGTCTCGCAGCCCAGATGCGAAGGAagaccctgtggaatgccccctTTGTATGGAGCCTCTTGAAATTGATGACATAAACTTCTTCCCTTGCACCTGTGGTTACCAGATCTGTCGCTTCTGTTGGCATCGTATTCGCACTGATGAGAATGGGCTTTGCCCTGCTTGCAGAAAG CCATATCCAGAAGATCCAGCAGTGTATAAACCACTCTCCCAAGAAGAGCTGCAAAggataaaaaatgaaaagaaacagaagcaaaatgaaagaaaacagaaGATATCAGAGAATCGTAAACATCTGGCCAGTGTACGGGTTGTACAGAAGAATCTTGTATTCGTAGTAGGGTTATCCCAACGCCTAGCAGATCCAGAG GTTTTGAAAAGGCCAGAATATTTTGGGAAATTTGGTAAAATACACAAAGTTGTAATCAACAACAGCACATCATATGCAGGCTCACAG GGTCCAAGTGCAAGTGCATATGTAACTTACATCCGGTCAGAAGATGCACTCAGAGCCATACAGTGTGTCAATAATGTGGTAGTAGATGGAAGAACACTTAAG GCGTCTTTAGGTACCACAAAATATTGCAGTTACTTTTTGAAGAATATGCAGTGTCCTAAACCAGACTGTATGTATCTACATGAATTAGGGGATGAAGCAGCCAGTTTTACAAAAGAAGAGATGCAG GCTGGTAAGCATCAAGAATATGAACAGAAGTTACTCCAGGAATTATACAAGTTAAACCCCAACTTCCTCCAGCTGTCTTCAAATGCAGTtgacaagaacaagaacaaagtgaCTTCACTACAGAGGTATGATGT cACTATCGACAAACCTTCAGATTCTCTCAGTATAGGAAACTGTGATAACTCGCAGCAG ataTCAAATAGTGACACACCTTCACCACCACCCGGCTTATCAAAATCCAATTCAGTCATCCCCATCAGTTCATCCAATCACAGTGCACGGTCTCCCTTTGAAGGGGCTATAACAGAGTCACAGTCTCTCTTCTCAGACAACTTCCGGCACCCCAACCCTATTCCAAGTGGACTCCCTCCATTTCCCAGTTCCCCACAGACTTCAAATGACTGGCCGATGGCACCAGAGCCACAGAGCCTCTTCACATCAG AAACCATCCCAGTATCCTCGTCTACAGACTGGCAAGCGGCGTTTGGATTTGGTTCTTCCAAACAGCAAGAAGATGACTTGGGGTTTGATCCCTTTGATATCACCCGCAAAGCCTTAGCAGACCTGATCGAGAAGGAACTGTCGGTCCAAGACCAACCCTCCCTCTCGCCCACGTCTCTCCAGAACCCTTCCCCACACACTACAACCGCCAAAGGGTCAGGCTCTGGATTTCTGCATCCTGCTGCGCCCGCAAATGCCAACTCTCTCAATAGCACATTTTCAGTCTTGCCACAGAGGTTCCCGCAATTTCAACAGCATCGAGCAGTTTACAACTCCTTCAGTTTTCCAGGCCAAGCCGCTCGCTATCCTTGGATGGCCTTCCCACGCAATAACATCATGCACTTGAACCACACAGCAAATCCCCCTTCAAATAGTAATTTCTTGGACTTAAACCTCCCACCACAGCACAGCACAGGTCTAGGAGGGATCCCTATAGCAG ACAACAACAGTTCTGTAGAGAGTTTAAATATGAAGGAATGGCAGGACGGGCTAAGGGCACTTCTACCGAACATTAACATCAACTTTGGTGGACTGCCCAATGCTACTTCCCCCTCCAACGCCAACCACAGTGTACCAACATCCAACACTGCCACCACCGACAGCCTGAATTGGGACAGCCCTGGCAGCTGGATGGACCCCGCAATCATCACAG GTATCCCAGCCTCCGCTGGAAACAGTTTAGACACCCTTCAAGACGACAATCCACCACACTGGCTAAAATCTCTTCAGGCTCTCACAGAGATGGATGGCCCCAGTGCTGCCCCGACACAGACCCCCCACAGTAACCCCTTCAGCACACAGATTCCTCTGCACAGAGCCAGTTGGAATCCTTACTCCCCACCTTCAAACCCCGCCAGTTTTCACTCTCCTCCCCCAGGCTTCCAGACAGCTTTCAGACCCCCCAGTAAAACCCCCACAGATCTACTACAGAGCTCAGCGCTGGATCGTCATTAG
- the CNOT4 gene encoding CCR4-NOT transcription complex subunit 4 isoform X1 — translation MSRSPDAKEDPVECPLCMEPLEIDDINFFPCTCGYQICRFCWHRIRTDENGLCPACRKPYPEDPAVYKPLSQEELQRIKNEKKQKQNERKQKISENRKHLASVRVVQKNLVFVVGLSQRLADPEVLKRPEYFGKFGKIHKVVINNSTSYAGSQGPSASAYVTYIRSEDALRAIQCVNNVVVDGRTLKASLGTTKYCSYFLKNMQCPKPDCMYLHELGDEAASFTKEEMQAGKHQEYEQKLLQELYKLNPNFLQLSSNAVDKNKNKVTSLQRYDVPNSNNKDAWPSLQSSSKSVNGLTMEHRKTPPILENGTDSEHMTPDGPDSDFGTIDKPSDSLSIGNCDNSQQISNSDTPSPPPGLSKSNSVIPISSSNHSARSPFEGAITESQSLFSDNFRHPNPIPSGLPPFPSSPQTSNDWPMAPEPQSLFTSETIPVSSSTDWQAAFGFGSSKQQEDDLGFDPFDITRKALADLIEKELSVQDQPSLSPTSLQNPSPHTTTAKGSGSGFLHPAAPANANSLNSTFSVLPQRFPQFQQHRAVYNSFSFPGQAARYPWMAFPRNNIMHLNHTANPPSNSNFLDLNLPPQHSTGLGGIPIADNNSSVESLNMKEWQDGLRALLPNININFGGLPNATSPSNANHSVPTSNTATTDSLNWDSPGSWMDPAIITGIPASAGNSLDTLQDDNPPHWLKSLQALTEMDGPSAAPTQTPHSNPFSTQIPLHRASWNPYSPPSNPASFHSPPPGFQTAFRPPSKTPTDLLQSSALDRH, via the exons ATGTCTCGCAGCCCAGATGCGAAGGAagaccctgtggaatgccccctTTGTATGGAGCCTCTTGAAATTGATGACATAAACTTCTTCCCTTGCACCTGTGGTTACCAGATCTGTCGCTTCTGTTGGCATCGTATTCGCACTGATGAGAATGGGCTTTGCCCTGCTTGCAGAAAG CCATATCCAGAAGATCCAGCAGTGTATAAACCACTCTCCCAAGAAGAGCTGCAAAggataaaaaatgaaaagaaacagaagcaaaatgaaagaaaacagaaGATATCAGAGAATCGTAAACATCTGGCCAGTGTACGGGTTGTACAGAAGAATCTTGTATTCGTAGTAGGGTTATCCCAACGCCTAGCAGATCCAGAG GTTTTGAAAAGGCCAGAATATTTTGGGAAATTTGGTAAAATACACAAAGTTGTAATCAACAACAGCACATCATATGCAGGCTCACAG GGTCCAAGTGCAAGTGCATATGTAACTTACATCCGGTCAGAAGATGCACTCAGAGCCATACAGTGTGTCAATAATGTGGTAGTAGATGGAAGAACACTTAAG GCGTCTTTAGGTACCACAAAATATTGCAGTTACTTTTTGAAGAATATGCAGTGTCCTAAACCAGACTGTATGTATCTACATGAATTAGGGGATGAAGCAGCCAGTTTTACAAAAGAAGAGATGCAG GCTGGTAAGCATCAAGAATATGAACAGAAGTTACTCCAGGAATTATACAAGTTAAACCCCAACTTCCTCCAGCTGTCTTCAAATGCAGTtgacaagaacaagaacaaagtgaCTTCACTACAGAGGTATGATGT ACCCAACAGTAATAACAAAGATGCCTGGCCATCATTACAGAGTTCAAGTAAATCAGTCAACGGCTTAACTATGGAACACAGGAAAACGCCTCCTATTTTAGAAAATGGCACAGACTCAGAACACATGACTCCAGATGGTCCAGATTCAGATTTCGG cACTATCGACAAACCTTCAGATTCTCTCAGTATAGGAAACTGTGATAACTCGCAGCAG ataTCAAATAGTGACACACCTTCACCACCACCCGGCTTATCAAAATCCAATTCAGTCATCCCCATCAGTTCATCCAATCACAGTGCACGGTCTCCCTTTGAAGGGGCTATAACAGAGTCACAGTCTCTCTTCTCAGACAACTTCCGGCACCCCAACCCTATTCCAAGTGGACTCCCTCCATTTCCCAGTTCCCCACAGACTTCAAATGACTGGCCGATGGCACCAGAGCCACAGAGCCTCTTCACATCAG AAACCATCCCAGTATCCTCGTCTACAGACTGGCAAGCGGCGTTTGGATTTGGTTCTTCCAAACAGCAAGAAGATGACTTGGGGTTTGATCCCTTTGATATCACCCGCAAAGCCTTAGCAGACCTGATCGAGAAGGAACTGTCGGTCCAAGACCAACCCTCCCTCTCGCCCACGTCTCTCCAGAACCCTTCCCCACACACTACAACCGCCAAAGGGTCAGGCTCTGGATTTCTGCATCCTGCTGCGCCCGCAAATGCCAACTCTCTCAATAGCACATTTTCAGTCTTGCCACAGAGGTTCCCGCAATTTCAACAGCATCGAGCAGTTTACAACTCCTTCAGTTTTCCAGGCCAAGCCGCTCGCTATCCTTGGATGGCCTTCCCACGCAATAACATCATGCACTTGAACCACACAGCAAATCCCCCTTCAAATAGTAATTTCTTGGACTTAAACCTCCCACCACAGCACAGCACAGGTCTAGGAGGGATCCCTATAGCAG ACAACAACAGTTCTGTAGAGAGTTTAAATATGAAGGAATGGCAGGACGGGCTAAGGGCACTTCTACCGAACATTAACATCAACTTTGGTGGACTGCCCAATGCTACTTCCCCCTCCAACGCCAACCACAGTGTACCAACATCCAACACTGCCACCACCGACAGCCTGAATTGGGACAGCCCTGGCAGCTGGATGGACCCCGCAATCATCACAG GTATCCCAGCCTCCGCTGGAAACAGTTTAGACACCCTTCAAGACGACAATCCACCACACTGGCTAAAATCTCTTCAGGCTCTCACAGAGATGGATGGCCCCAGTGCTGCCCCGACACAGACCCCCCACAGTAACCCCTTCAGCACACAGATTCCTCTGCACAGAGCCAGTTGGAATCCTTACTCCCCACCTTCAAACCCCGCCAGTTTTCACTCTCCTCCCCCAGGCTTCCAGACAGCTTTCAGACCCCCCAGTAAAACCCCCACAGATCTACTACAGAGCTCAGCGCTGGATCGTCATTAG
- the CNOT4 gene encoding CCR4-NOT transcription complex subunit 4 isoform X2, translating into MSRSPDAKEDPVECPLCMEPLEIDDINFFPCTCGYQICRFCWHRIRTDENGLCPACRKPYPEDPAVYKPLSQEELQRIKNEKKQKQNERKQKISENRKHLASVRVVQKNLVFVVGLSQRLADPEVLKRPEYFGKFGKIHKVVINNSTSYAGSQGPSASAYVTYIRSEDALRAIQCVNNVVVDGRTLKASLGTTKYCSYFLKNMQCPKPDCMYLHELGDEAASFTKEEMQAGKHQEYEQKLLQELYKLNPNFLQLSSNAVDKNKNKVTSLQRPNSNNKDAWPSLQSSSKSVNGLTMEHRKTPPILENGTDSEHMTPDGPDSDFGTIDKPSDSLSIGNCDNSQQISNSDTPSPPPGLSKSNSVIPISSSNHSARSPFEGAITESQSLFSDNFRHPNPIPSGLPPFPSSPQTSNDWPMAPEPQSLFTSETIPVSSSTDWQAAFGFGSSKQQEDDLGFDPFDITRKALADLIEKELSVQDQPSLSPTSLQNPSPHTTTAKGSGSGFLHPAAPANANSLNSTFSVLPQRFPQFQQHRAVYNSFSFPGQAARYPWMAFPRNNIMHLNHTANPPSNSNFLDLNLPPQHSTGLGGIPIADNNSSVESLNMKEWQDGLRALLPNININFGGLPNATSPSNANHSVPTSNTATTDSLNWDSPGSWMDPAIITGIPASAGNSLDTLQDDNPPHWLKSLQALTEMDGPSAAPTQTPHSNPFSTQIPLHRASWNPYSPPSNPASFHSPPPGFQTAFRPPSKTPTDLLQSSALDRH; encoded by the exons ATGTCTCGCAGCCCAGATGCGAAGGAagaccctgtggaatgccccctTTGTATGGAGCCTCTTGAAATTGATGACATAAACTTCTTCCCTTGCACCTGTGGTTACCAGATCTGTCGCTTCTGTTGGCATCGTATTCGCACTGATGAGAATGGGCTTTGCCCTGCTTGCAGAAAG CCATATCCAGAAGATCCAGCAGTGTATAAACCACTCTCCCAAGAAGAGCTGCAAAggataaaaaatgaaaagaaacagaagcaaaatgaaagaaaacagaaGATATCAGAGAATCGTAAACATCTGGCCAGTGTACGGGTTGTACAGAAGAATCTTGTATTCGTAGTAGGGTTATCCCAACGCCTAGCAGATCCAGAG GTTTTGAAAAGGCCAGAATATTTTGGGAAATTTGGTAAAATACACAAAGTTGTAATCAACAACAGCACATCATATGCAGGCTCACAG GGTCCAAGTGCAAGTGCATATGTAACTTACATCCGGTCAGAAGATGCACTCAGAGCCATACAGTGTGTCAATAATGTGGTAGTAGATGGAAGAACACTTAAG GCGTCTTTAGGTACCACAAAATATTGCAGTTACTTTTTGAAGAATATGCAGTGTCCTAAACCAGACTGTATGTATCTACATGAATTAGGGGATGAAGCAGCCAGTTTTACAAAAGAAGAGATGCAG GCTGGTAAGCATCAAGAATATGAACAGAAGTTACTCCAGGAATTATACAAGTTAAACCCCAACTTCCTCCAGCTGTCTTCAAATGCAGTtgacaagaacaagaacaaagtgaCTTCACTACAGAG ACCCAACAGTAATAACAAAGATGCCTGGCCATCATTACAGAGTTCAAGTAAATCAGTCAACGGCTTAACTATGGAACACAGGAAAACGCCTCCTATTTTAGAAAATGGCACAGACTCAGAACACATGACTCCAGATGGTCCAGATTCAGATTTCGG cACTATCGACAAACCTTCAGATTCTCTCAGTATAGGAAACTGTGATAACTCGCAGCAG ataTCAAATAGTGACACACCTTCACCACCACCCGGCTTATCAAAATCCAATTCAGTCATCCCCATCAGTTCATCCAATCACAGTGCACGGTCTCCCTTTGAAGGGGCTATAACAGAGTCACAGTCTCTCTTCTCAGACAACTTCCGGCACCCCAACCCTATTCCAAGTGGACTCCCTCCATTTCCCAGTTCCCCACAGACTTCAAATGACTGGCCGATGGCACCAGAGCCACAGAGCCTCTTCACATCAG AAACCATCCCAGTATCCTCGTCTACAGACTGGCAAGCGGCGTTTGGATTTGGTTCTTCCAAACAGCAAGAAGATGACTTGGGGTTTGATCCCTTTGATATCACCCGCAAAGCCTTAGCAGACCTGATCGAGAAGGAACTGTCGGTCCAAGACCAACCCTCCCTCTCGCCCACGTCTCTCCAGAACCCTTCCCCACACACTACAACCGCCAAAGGGTCAGGCTCTGGATTTCTGCATCCTGCTGCGCCCGCAAATGCCAACTCTCTCAATAGCACATTTTCAGTCTTGCCACAGAGGTTCCCGCAATTTCAACAGCATCGAGCAGTTTACAACTCCTTCAGTTTTCCAGGCCAAGCCGCTCGCTATCCTTGGATGGCCTTCCCACGCAATAACATCATGCACTTGAACCACACAGCAAATCCCCCTTCAAATAGTAATTTCTTGGACTTAAACCTCCCACCACAGCACAGCACAGGTCTAGGAGGGATCCCTATAGCAG ACAACAACAGTTCTGTAGAGAGTTTAAATATGAAGGAATGGCAGGACGGGCTAAGGGCACTTCTACCGAACATTAACATCAACTTTGGTGGACTGCCCAATGCTACTTCCCCCTCCAACGCCAACCACAGTGTACCAACATCCAACACTGCCACCACCGACAGCCTGAATTGGGACAGCCCTGGCAGCTGGATGGACCCCGCAATCATCACAG GTATCCCAGCCTCCGCTGGAAACAGTTTAGACACCCTTCAAGACGACAATCCACCACACTGGCTAAAATCTCTTCAGGCTCTCACAGAGATGGATGGCCCCAGTGCTGCCCCGACACAGACCCCCCACAGTAACCCCTTCAGCACACAGATTCCTCTGCACAGAGCCAGTTGGAATCCTTACTCCCCACCTTCAAACCCCGCCAGTTTTCACTCTCCTCCCCCAGGCTTCCAGACAGCTTTCAGACCCCCCAGTAAAACCCCCACAGATCTACTACAGAGCTCAGCGCTGGATCGTCATTAG
- the CNOT4 gene encoding CCR4-NOT transcription complex subunit 4 isoform X5 codes for MSRSPDAKEDPVECPLCMEPLEIDDINFFPCTCGYQICRFCWHRIRTDENGLCPACRKPYPEDPAVYKPLSQEELQRIKNEKKQKQNERKQKISENRKHLASVRVVQKNLVFVVGLSQRLADPEVLKRPEYFGKFGKIHKVVINNSTSYAGSQGPSASAYVTYIRSEDALRAIQCVNNVVVDGRTLKASLGTTKYCSYFLKNMQCPKPDCMYLHELGDEAASFTKEEMQAGKHQEYEQKLLQELYKLNPNFLQLSSNAVDKNKNKVTSLQRYDVPNSNNKDAWPSLQSSSKSVNGLTMEHRKTPPILENGTDSEHMTPDGPDSDFGTIDKPSDSLSIGNCDNSQQISNSDTPSPPPGLSKSNSVIPISSSNHSARSPFEGAITESQSLFSDNFRHPNPIPSGLPPFPSSPQTSNDWPMAPEPQSLFTSETIPVSSSTDWQAAFGFGSSKQQEDDLGFDPFDITRKALADLIEKELSVQDQPSLSPTSLQNPSPHTTTAKGSGSGFLHPAAPANANSLNSTFSVLPQRFPQFQQHRAVYNSFSFPGQAARYPWMAFPRNNIMHLNHTANPPSNSNFLDLNLPPQHSTGLGGIPIAGIPASAGNSLDTLQDDNPPHWLKSLQALTEMDGPSAAPTQTPHSNPFSTQIPLHRASWNPYSPPSNPASFHSPPPGFQTAFRPPSKTPTDLLQSSALDRH; via the exons ATGTCTCGCAGCCCAGATGCGAAGGAagaccctgtggaatgccccctTTGTATGGAGCCTCTTGAAATTGATGACATAAACTTCTTCCCTTGCACCTGTGGTTACCAGATCTGTCGCTTCTGTTGGCATCGTATTCGCACTGATGAGAATGGGCTTTGCCCTGCTTGCAGAAAG CCATATCCAGAAGATCCAGCAGTGTATAAACCACTCTCCCAAGAAGAGCTGCAAAggataaaaaatgaaaagaaacagaagcaaaatgaaagaaaacagaaGATATCAGAGAATCGTAAACATCTGGCCAGTGTACGGGTTGTACAGAAGAATCTTGTATTCGTAGTAGGGTTATCCCAACGCCTAGCAGATCCAGAG GTTTTGAAAAGGCCAGAATATTTTGGGAAATTTGGTAAAATACACAAAGTTGTAATCAACAACAGCACATCATATGCAGGCTCACAG GGTCCAAGTGCAAGTGCATATGTAACTTACATCCGGTCAGAAGATGCACTCAGAGCCATACAGTGTGTCAATAATGTGGTAGTAGATGGAAGAACACTTAAG GCGTCTTTAGGTACCACAAAATATTGCAGTTACTTTTTGAAGAATATGCAGTGTCCTAAACCAGACTGTATGTATCTACATGAATTAGGGGATGAAGCAGCCAGTTTTACAAAAGAAGAGATGCAG GCTGGTAAGCATCAAGAATATGAACAGAAGTTACTCCAGGAATTATACAAGTTAAACCCCAACTTCCTCCAGCTGTCTTCAAATGCAGTtgacaagaacaagaacaaagtgaCTTCACTACAGAGGTATGATGT ACCCAACAGTAATAACAAAGATGCCTGGCCATCATTACAGAGTTCAAGTAAATCAGTCAACGGCTTAACTATGGAACACAGGAAAACGCCTCCTATTTTAGAAAATGGCACAGACTCAGAACACATGACTCCAGATGGTCCAGATTCAGATTTCGG cACTATCGACAAACCTTCAGATTCTCTCAGTATAGGAAACTGTGATAACTCGCAGCAG ataTCAAATAGTGACACACCTTCACCACCACCCGGCTTATCAAAATCCAATTCAGTCATCCCCATCAGTTCATCCAATCACAGTGCACGGTCTCCCTTTGAAGGGGCTATAACAGAGTCACAGTCTCTCTTCTCAGACAACTTCCGGCACCCCAACCCTATTCCAAGTGGACTCCCTCCATTTCCCAGTTCCCCACAGACTTCAAATGACTGGCCGATGGCACCAGAGCCACAGAGCCTCTTCACATCAG AAACCATCCCAGTATCCTCGTCTACAGACTGGCAAGCGGCGTTTGGATTTGGTTCTTCCAAACAGCAAGAAGATGACTTGGGGTTTGATCCCTTTGATATCACCCGCAAAGCCTTAGCAGACCTGATCGAGAAGGAACTGTCGGTCCAAGACCAACCCTCCCTCTCGCCCACGTCTCTCCAGAACCCTTCCCCACACACTACAACCGCCAAAGGGTCAGGCTCTGGATTTCTGCATCCTGCTGCGCCCGCAAATGCCAACTCTCTCAATAGCACATTTTCAGTCTTGCCACAGAGGTTCCCGCAATTTCAACAGCATCGAGCAGTTTACAACTCCTTCAGTTTTCCAGGCCAAGCCGCTCGCTATCCTTGGATGGCCTTCCCACGCAATAACATCATGCACTTGAACCACACAGCAAATCCCCCTTCAAATAGTAATTTCTTGGACTTAAACCTCCCACCACAGCACAGCACAGGTCTAGGAGGGATCCCTATAGCAG GTATCCCAGCCTCCGCTGGAAACAGTTTAGACACCCTTCAAGACGACAATCCACCACACTGGCTAAAATCTCTTCAGGCTCTCACAGAGATGGATGGCCCCAGTGCTGCCCCGACACAGACCCCCCACAGTAACCCCTTCAGCACACAGATTCCTCTGCACAGAGCCAGTTGGAATCCTTACTCCCCACCTTCAAACCCCGCCAGTTTTCACTCTCCTCCCCCAGGCTTCCAGACAGCTTTCAGACCCCCCAGTAAAACCCCCACAGATCTACTACAGAGCTCAGCGCTGGATCGTCATTAG
- the CNOT4 gene encoding CCR4-NOT transcription complex subunit 4 isoform X4, with protein sequence MSRSPDAKEDPVECPLCMEPLEIDDINFFPCTCGYQICRFCWHRIRTDENGLCPACRKPYPEDPAVYKPLSQEELQRIKNEKKQKQNERKQKISENRKHLASVRVVQKNLVFVVGLSQRLADPEVLKRPEYFGKFGKIHKVVINNSTSYAGSQGPSASAYVTYIRSEDALRAIQCVNNVVVDGRTLKASLGTTKYCSYFLKNMQCPKPDCMYLHELGDEAASFTKEEMQAGKHQEYEQKLLQELYKLNPNFLQLSSNAVDKNKNKVTSLQSTIDKPSDSLSIGNCDNSQQISNSDTPSPPPGLSKSNSVIPISSSNHSARSPFEGAITESQSLFSDNFRHPNPIPSGLPPFPSSPQTSNDWPMAPEPQSLFTSETIPVSSSTDWQAAFGFGSSKQQEDDLGFDPFDITRKALADLIEKELSVQDQPSLSPTSLQNPSPHTTTAKGSGSGFLHPAAPANANSLNSTFSVLPQRFPQFQQHRAVYNSFSFPGQAARYPWMAFPRNNIMHLNHTANPPSNSNFLDLNLPPQHSTGLGGIPIADNNSSVESLNMKEWQDGLRALLPNININFGGLPNATSPSNANHSVPTSNTATTDSLNWDSPGSWMDPAIITGIPASAGNSLDTLQDDNPPHWLKSLQALTEMDGPSAAPTQTPHSNPFSTQIPLHRASWNPYSPPSNPASFHSPPPGFQTAFRPPSKTPTDLLQSSALDRH encoded by the exons ATGTCTCGCAGCCCAGATGCGAAGGAagaccctgtggaatgccccctTTGTATGGAGCCTCTTGAAATTGATGACATAAACTTCTTCCCTTGCACCTGTGGTTACCAGATCTGTCGCTTCTGTTGGCATCGTATTCGCACTGATGAGAATGGGCTTTGCCCTGCTTGCAGAAAG CCATATCCAGAAGATCCAGCAGTGTATAAACCACTCTCCCAAGAAGAGCTGCAAAggataaaaaatgaaaagaaacagaagcaaaatgaaagaaaacagaaGATATCAGAGAATCGTAAACATCTGGCCAGTGTACGGGTTGTACAGAAGAATCTTGTATTCGTAGTAGGGTTATCCCAACGCCTAGCAGATCCAGAG GTTTTGAAAAGGCCAGAATATTTTGGGAAATTTGGTAAAATACACAAAGTTGTAATCAACAACAGCACATCATATGCAGGCTCACAG GGTCCAAGTGCAAGTGCATATGTAACTTACATCCGGTCAGAAGATGCACTCAGAGCCATACAGTGTGTCAATAATGTGGTAGTAGATGGAAGAACACTTAAG GCGTCTTTAGGTACCACAAAATATTGCAGTTACTTTTTGAAGAATATGCAGTGTCCTAAACCAGACTGTATGTATCTACATGAATTAGGGGATGAAGCAGCCAGTTTTACAAAAGAAGAGATGCAG GCTGGTAAGCATCAAGAATATGAACAGAAGTTACTCCAGGAATTATACAAGTTAAACCCCAACTTCCTCCAGCTGTCTTCAAATGCAGTtgacaagaacaagaacaaagtgaCTTCACTACAGAG cACTATCGACAAACCTTCAGATTCTCTCAGTATAGGAAACTGTGATAACTCGCAGCAG ataTCAAATAGTGACACACCTTCACCACCACCCGGCTTATCAAAATCCAATTCAGTCATCCCCATCAGTTCATCCAATCACAGTGCACGGTCTCCCTTTGAAGGGGCTATAACAGAGTCACAGTCTCTCTTCTCAGACAACTTCCGGCACCCCAACCCTATTCCAAGTGGACTCCCTCCATTTCCCAGTTCCCCACAGACTTCAAATGACTGGCCGATGGCACCAGAGCCACAGAGCCTCTTCACATCAG AAACCATCCCAGTATCCTCGTCTACAGACTGGCAAGCGGCGTTTGGATTTGGTTCTTCCAAACAGCAAGAAGATGACTTGGGGTTTGATCCCTTTGATATCACCCGCAAAGCCTTAGCAGACCTGATCGAGAAGGAACTGTCGGTCCAAGACCAACCCTCCCTCTCGCCCACGTCTCTCCAGAACCCTTCCCCACACACTACAACCGCCAAAGGGTCAGGCTCTGGATTTCTGCATCCTGCTGCGCCCGCAAATGCCAACTCTCTCAATAGCACATTTTCAGTCTTGCCACAGAGGTTCCCGCAATTTCAACAGCATCGAGCAGTTTACAACTCCTTCAGTTTTCCAGGCCAAGCCGCTCGCTATCCTTGGATGGCCTTCCCACGCAATAACATCATGCACTTGAACCACACAGCAAATCCCCCTTCAAATAGTAATTTCTTGGACTTAAACCTCCCACCACAGCACAGCACAGGTCTAGGAGGGATCCCTATAGCAG ACAACAACAGTTCTGTAGAGAGTTTAAATATGAAGGAATGGCAGGACGGGCTAAGGGCACTTCTACCGAACATTAACATCAACTTTGGTGGACTGCCCAATGCTACTTCCCCCTCCAACGCCAACCACAGTGTACCAACATCCAACACTGCCACCACCGACAGCCTGAATTGGGACAGCCCTGGCAGCTGGATGGACCCCGCAATCATCACAG GTATCCCAGCCTCCGCTGGAAACAGTTTAGACACCCTTCAAGACGACAATCCACCACACTGGCTAAAATCTCTTCAGGCTCTCACAGAGATGGATGGCCCCAGTGCTGCCCCGACACAGACCCCCCACAGTAACCCCTTCAGCACACAGATTCCTCTGCACAGAGCCAGTTGGAATCCTTACTCCCCACCTTCAAACCCCGCCAGTTTTCACTCTCCTCCCCCAGGCTTCCAGACAGCTTTCAGACCCCCCAGTAAAACCCCCACAGATCTACTACAGAGCTCAGCGCTGGATCGTCATTAG